One Denticeps clupeoides chromosome 10, fDenClu1.1, whole genome shotgun sequence genomic window carries:
- the cacna1fb gene encoding calcium channel, voltage-dependent, L type, alpha 1F subunit isoform X2, producing MARTDTLNSTTSSTGTQRKKSQHAKKQVQGSNQVQRAPRALYCLKLNNPIRRAALSIVEWKPFDIFILLAIFANCVALGVSKPFPEDDSNATNHDLEQVEYVFLIIFTIETFLKILAYGLVMHPSSYIRNGWNLLDFVIVIVGLFSVVLETATHKPGEAHHMPGKPGGLDVKALRAFRVLRPLRLVSGVPSLQIVLNSIMKAMVPLLHISLLVLFVIIIYAIIGLELFIGRMHKTCFFITSEMYADDDPLPCAFAGHGRQCLVNGSECRGRWEGPNGGITNFDNFFFAMLTVFQCITMEGWTDVLYWMNDAIGFELPWVYFVSLVIFGSFFVLNLVLGVLSGEFSKEREKAKARGDFQKLREKQQMEEDLCGYMDWITQAEDIDEEDEDGNRRPTLRDLSDKKRGKFGWFSHSNETHASLPASETASENTENIEDEHTDCCAACCARVMKIKLCRVLRRWNRACRRNCRTAVKSVTFYWLVLLLVFLNTTLSASEHYNQPDWLTQVQDIANKVLLSLFTVEMLLKMYSLGLQAYFVAFFNRFDCFVVCGGIVETILVEMEIMPPLGISVLRCVRLLRIFKVTRHWTALSNLVASLLNSMKSIASLLLLLFLFLIIFALLGMQLFGGKFNFDEAQTKRSTFDAFPQALLTCFQILTGEDWNVVMYDGIMAYGGPVFPGMIVCLYFVILFICGNYILLNVFLAIAVDNLAGGDGDDKKAEKKEGEGDVSEEVKVEVEDEYEDEEEPEGDEIDEGGTQLKVTDFTPPKEKVVPIPEGSAFFCLSNTNPIRVACHTLIHHHIFTNLILVFIIFSSVSLAAEDPIRAHSFRNNLLGYADYAFTSIFTVEILLKMTVHGAFLHKGSFCRNISNLLDLLVVSVSLVSFFLHSSTISVVKILRVLRVLRPLRAINRAKGLKHVVQCVFVAIRTIGNIMIVTTLLQFMFACIGVQLFKGKFYRCTDEAKHTPEQCKGTFVIYKDGDVSHPMVRERIWINSDFNFDNVLMGMMALFTVSTFEGWPALLYKAIDANSENHGPVYNYRVEISIFFIVYIIIIAFFMMNIFVGFVIITFREQGEQEYKNCELDKNQRQCVEYALKAQPLKLYIPKNPVQYKFWAIINSTAFEYIMFVLILLNTVTLAVQHYEQSKTFSYIMDILNMVFTGLFTVEMMLKLMALRLRNYFVDAWNSFDALIVVGSVVDIVVTEFSSSEDSSRVSITFFRLFRVMRLVKLLSKGEGIRTLLWTFIKSLQALPYVALLIAMIFFIYAVIGMQTFGKIAMQDHTQINRNNNFQTFPQAVLLLFRCATGEAWQEIMLSSLPGKRCDPESDYEPGEEFTCGSNFAIIYFISFFMLCAFLIINLFVAVIMDNFDYLTRDWSILGPHHLDEFKRIWSEYDPEAKGRIKHLDVVALLRRIQPPLGFGKLCPHRVACKRLVAMNMPLNSDGTVTFNATLFALVRTALKIKTDGNPDQENEDLRIIIKKIWKRMKPKILDEVIPPPAEEEVTVGKFYATFLIQDYFRKFRKRKEKGGLGDPDPQNPSALQAGLRTLQDLGPEMRLALNADLEDKDEEGIEEEAEEDDARYKNENGYAGHTESSAMDRRASVTQTPTVSLPGEAISNGGLSHRSALAKTPNGSGMTEQEELRSNDARPQHYHQKNGVIDHASKRASYYRHSRRNSRDGYASRRQDRMMDGGEEGYPDEQEYYSRDEDSQSMVSHRRGYTEDTPRYPGHRQHAYDPHSPGHPVYGNNFSNGYGDGRRTARRRLLPATPTGRKPSFNIQCLRRQGSSDDLPIPGTYHQNSPPCRARSQVYGSYDSRRSSSRSSTGSSASWANSGPRRGRLLYAPLILVEEEGAGVGGVWGDKKATAGNAAEPGRPAGWYAGPSGGGAPQPYRAYTTLRVPTQLSPHYSEKRGSADSLVEAVLISEGLGLYAKDPKFVAFAKREIADACHMTIDEMESAASDLLNRGSGGSGGSGGYLNHADMGPFYSDEEPIRSRDEEELADEMTCVTSF from the exons GAACAAGTGGAATatgtttttcttattattttcacCATCGAGACCTTCCTGAAGATTCTGGCATACGGACTTGTCATGCACCCCAGCTCCTACATCCGCAATGGCTGGAACCTGCTGGATTTTGTCATCGTCATTGTGGG GTTGTTCAGTGTGGTTCTGGAGACAGCGACCCATAAGCCTGGAGAGGCTCACCATATGCCAGGCAAACCAGGAGGCCTGGACGTGAAAGCGCTGCGGGCCTTCAGGGTCCTCCGGCCCCTGCGGCTGGTCTCAGGAGTGCCAA GTTTGCAGATTGTGCTGAACTCCATCATGAAGGCCATGGTCCCCCTCCTGCACATCTCGCTGCTGGTCTTGTTTGTCATAATCATCTATGCCATCATTGGCCTGGAGCTCTTCATCGGCAGGATGCACAAGACCTGCTTCTTTATCACATCAG AAATGTATGCGGATGACGACCCCCTGCCGTGCGCGTTTGCAGGTCATGGCCGCCAGTGCCTCGTGAATGGGTCGGAATGCAGGGGCAGGTGGGAGGGCCCCAACGGAGGAATCACAAACTTTGACAACTTCTTCTTCGCCATGTTAACCGTGTTCCAGTGCATCACCATGGAGGGCTGGACTGATGTGTTATACTGG ATGAACGATGCCATAGGATTCGAGTTGCCGTGGGTGTACTTTGTGAGCCTCGTCATCTTCGGATCGTTCTTTGTGCTCAACCTCGTGTTGGGTGTGTTGAGCGG AGAATTCTCCAAAGAGCGAGAGAAGGCCAAGGCTCGTGGAGACTTCCAGAAGCTGCGCGAGAagcagcagatggaggaggacCTGTGCGGCTACATGGACTGGATCACGCAGGCCGAGGACATCGACGAGGAGGATGAGGACGGCAACAGAC GCCCGACCCTGCGTGACCTCTCCGACAAGAAGAGGGGCAAGTTTGGCTGGTTCAGCCACTCCAACGAAACGCATG CGAGCCTTCCTGCCAGCGAAACAGCGTCGGAAAACACAGAGAACATAGAAGACGAGCACACAGACTGCTGTGCTGCCTGCTG TGCACGTGTGATGAAAATCAAACTCTG tcgGGTTCTCCGGCGCTGGAACCGTGCCTGTCGGAGGAACTGTCGGACTGCTGTGAAGTCTGTAACTTTTTACTGGTTGGTTCTGCTCCTGGTCTTCCTGAACACAACGCTGAGCGCATCGGAGCATTACAACCAGCCTGACTGGCTCACACAAGTCCAGG ACATCGCCAACAAGGTTCTCCTGTCCCTTTTCACCGTGGAGATGCTGCTGAAGATGTACAGCCTGGGTCTGCAGGCCTACTTCGTGGCGTTCTTCAACCGCTTCGACTGCTTTGTGGTGTGCGGCGGCATCGTGGAGACCATCCTGGTGGAGATGGAGATCATGCCTCCGCTGGGCATCTCCGTTCTGCGCTGTGTCCGCCTGCTCAGAATCTTCAAAGTAACCCG GCACTGGACCGCCCTGTCCAACCTGGTGGCCTCGCTGCTCAACTCCATGAAGTCTATTGCTTCGCTGCTTCTCCTGCTCTTCCTATTCCTCATCATCTTTGCCCTGCTGGGCATGCAGCTGTTCGGCGGGAAGTTCAACTTCGACGAGGCACAGACCAAGCGGAGCACCTTTGATGCCTTCCCGCAGGCCCTGCTCACGTGCTTTCAG ATTCTAACCGGTGAGGACTGGAACGTAGTGATGTACGATGGCATCATGGCCTATGGAGGACCTGTCTTTCCCGGGATGATTGTCTGTTTATATTTTGTGATCCTCTTCATCTGCGGTAACT ACATCCTTCTCAATGTCTTCCTGGCTATCGCAGTGGACAACTTAGCTGGAGGGGACGGGGATGATAAAAAGGCGGA GAAGAAGGAGGGTGAAGGAGATGTGAGTGAAGAAGTGAAG gtggaggtggaggatgagtatgaggacgaggaggagccAGAAGGGGATGAAATAG ACGAAGGGGGCACACAGCTGAAGGTTACAGACTTTACTCCACCCAAGGAGAAGGTGGTTCCCATCCCTGAAGGCAGCGCCTTCTTTTGCCTGAGCAACACCAACCC GATCAGAGTTGCCTGCCACACCCTAATCCACCATCACATCTTCACTAACCTCATCCtggtcttcatcatcttcagcaGTGTCTCCTTGGCCGCGGAGGACCCCATCAGGGCACACTCCTTCAGAAACAAC CTCCTGGGCTACGCTGACTATGCCTTCACGTCAATATTCACCGTGGAGATCCTCCTCAAG ATGACCGTTCACGGGGCATTCCTGCACAAGGGGTCCTTCTGCAGGAACATATCAAACCTCCTGGATTTGTTGGTTGTCAGTGTGTCTCTGGTGTCCTTCTTCCTTCA CTCAAGCACAATCTCTGTGGTGAAGATTCTTCGCGTTCTGCGAGTGCTGAGGCCTCTCCGAGCCATCAACAGAGCCAAGGGACTTAAG CAcgtggtgcagtgtgtgttcgTGGCCATCAGGACCATCGGGAACATCATGATCGTCACCACGCTGTTGCAGTTCATGTTCGCCTGCATTGGCGTGCAGCTTTTTAAA GGAAAATTTTACCGCTGCACAGATGAGGCTAAACATACGCCGGAGCAGTGCAA GGGGACGTTTGTCATCTATAAAGATGGAGACGTGAGTCACCCCATGGTGAGGGAGAGAATCTGGATCAACAGCGACTTCAATTTCGATAACGTGCTCATGGGCATGATGGCTCTGTTCACCGTGTCCACGTTTGAGGGGTGGCCAGC GCTTCTTTACAAAGCCATTGATGCCAATTCAGAAAACCATGGGCCAGTCTACAACTACCGTGTGGAGATCTCCATCTTCTTCATCGtctacatcatcatcatcgctttcTTCATGATGAACATCTTTGTGGGTTTTGTCATCATCACCTTCCGTGAGCAGGGAGAACAGGAATATAAGAACTGCGAGCTGGACAAGAACCAG AGGCAGTGTGTGGAGTATGCGCTGAAGGCCCAGCCACTCAAGCTCTACATCCCAAAGAACCCGGTGCAGTACAAGTTCTGGGCCATCATCAACTCCACCGCGTTCGAGTATATCATGTTTGTGCTGATCCTGCTGAACACCGTCACTCTGGCAGTGCAG CACTATGAACAGTCTAAGACATTCAGCTACATCATGGACATCCTCAACATGGTCTTCACTGGGCTCTTCACTGTGGAGATGATGCTGAAGCTGATGGCTCTCAGACTCCGG AACTACTTTGTCGATGCCTGGAACTCGTTTGATGCTCTGATTGTGGTTGGCAGTGTGGTGGACATTGTTGTCACCGAGTTCAGT AGCTCTGAAGACAGCTCCCGCGTCTCCATCACTTTCTTCCGTTTGTTCCGCGTCATGCGACTAGTCAAACTCCTCAGCAAGGGGGAGGGCATCCGCACCCTGCTCTGGACTTTCATCAAGTCACTTCAG GCCCTGCCGTACGTAGCCCTCCTCATCGCCATGATTTTCTTCATTTACGCGGTCATTGGGATGCAG ACCTTTGGGAAAATCGCCATGCAGGACCACACACAGATCAACCGGAACAACAACTTCCAGACTTTTCCACAGGCAGTACTTCTTCTGTTTAG ATGTGCCACAGGAGAGGCCTGGCAGGAGATCATGCTGTCCAGTCTTCCAGGGAAGCGTTGTGACCCGGAATCAGACTATGAGCCCGGAGAGGAATTCACCTGTGGCAGCAACTTCGCCATCATTTATTTCATCAGCTTCTTCATGCTCTGTGCCTTCCTG ATTATCAATCTGTTTGTGGCTGTCATCATGGACAATTTTGATTACCTGACCCGTGATTGGTCCATCCTTGGCCCACATCATCTCGATGAGTTTAAGAGAATCTGGTCAGAGTATGATCCTGAGGCCAA GGGCCGCATTAAGCATTTGGACGTGGTGGCTCTGCTACGCAGGATACAGCCTCCGCTCGGCTTCGGCAAGCTTTGTCCTCACCGCGTGGCGTGTAAG CGTCTGGTTGCCATGAACATGCCGCTGAACAGTGATGGCACAGTGACCTTCAATGCCACCCTCTTTGCCCTGGTCAGAACAGCCCTGAAGATCAAAACGGACG GGAACCCAGACCAGGAGAATGAGGACCTTAGGATCATCATTAAGAAGATCTGGAAACGCATGAAGCCCAAAATCCTGGATGAGGTCATCCCACCTCCTGCAG AGGAGGAGGTGACGGTGGGGAAATTCTACGCCACGTTCCTCATCCAAGATTACTTCAGAAAATTCCGCAAGAGGAAAGAGAAGGGGGGTCTGGGAGATCCGGACCCCCAAAACCCCTCTGCTCTACAG GCGGGGCTGCGAACCCTGCAGGACCTGGGGCCAGAGATGAGACTGGCCTTGAATGCCGACCTGGAGGACAAAGACGAggaagggatagaggaagaggcCGAAGAGGATGACGCCCGCTATAAG AATGAGAATGGCTACGCAGGGCACACAGAGTCCTCTGCCATGGACCGGAGGGCCTCGGTGACTCAGACCCCCACTGTGTCCCTCCCGGGAGAGGCCATTTCAAACGGGGGGCTCTCCCACAGAAGTGCCCTGGCCAAAACCCCCAATGGCAGTGGAATGACGGAACAGGAGGAGCTGAGGAGCAATGACGCGAGGCCTCAGCATTACCACCAGAAAAATGGGGTGATAGACCACGCCTCCAAGAG GGCTTCATATTACAGACATTCAAG AAGGAACTCCAGAGACGGATACGCCTCCCGGCGGCAGGACAGAATGatggatggaggagaggagggataCCCAGACGAGCAAGAATACTACAGTAGGGACGAGGACAGCCAGAGCATGGTTTCCCACAG GCGTGGGTATACAGAGGACACCCCCCGGTACCCCGGGCATCGGCAGCATGCATACGACCCTCACAGTCCTGGCCACCCTGTTTACGGTAACAATTTTAGCAATGGTTACGGAGACGGGCGAAGGACCGCCAGGAGACGGCTTCTCCCTGCCACGCCCACTG GACGCAAACCGTCCTTTAACATCCAGTGTCTGAGACGACAGGGCAGCAGTGATGACCTCCCCATTCCTGGCACATACCACCAGAACTCCCCGCCCTGCCGAGCCCGCTCACAA GTCTATGGTAGTTATGACTCCCGGCGCAGCAGCAGTCGTTCCTCGACGGGCTCGTCAGCATCGTGGGCCAACTCTGGCCCTCGCCGCGGCCGGCTGCTGTACGCTCCCCTCATCCTCGTGGAGGAGGAAGGCGCGGGCGTCGGGGGCGTCTGGGGAGACAAGAAGGCCACAGCTGGCAACGCGGCCGAGCCTGGTCGACCCGCCGGGTGGTACGCCGGCCCCTCGGGGGGCGGAGCCCCGCAGCCGTACCGGGCGTACACCACACTGCGAGTGCCCACCCAGCTCAGCCCCCATTACAGCGAGAAGAGGGGCAGCGCGGACAGCCTGGTGGAGGCG GTCCTGATCTCTGAAGGTTTGGGTCTCTACGCCAAGGACCCCAAATTTGTGGCCTTCGCCAAGCGGGAAATTGCTGACGCCTGTCACATGACCATTGACGAGATGGAGAGCGCCGCCAGTGACCTCTTGAACCGAGgcagcgggggcagtggtggctcgGGTGGCTACCTCAACCATGCCGACATGGGACCCTTCTACAGCGACGAGGAGCCAATCAGGAGccgggacgaggaggagctgGCTGATGAGATGACCTGTGTGACTTCATTCTGA